CTTTAAATCTACTCATCGTGCCTTCCGAAATCGATTCCGATTTTTGGAAGGCACGATGCGTTAGGCGCCCTCGCATTCGCAAAAAACTGACGGCGTGATGGGCCTTCCCGTCGCGCAGGGATTCGGCTAAGACGGAGCCAATCAAGCATTCCGCAAAGCCTTTCGAGGAGCCTGCCATGACCCTTGCCAACCTGCCGCCGCTCGTCACCGTGTTCGGAGGGTCGGGCTTCGTGGGCAGGCACGTGGTTCGGGCGCTGGCCAAGCGCGGCTATAACATCCGCGTCGCCGTGCGCCGTCCCGATCTCGCCGGCTTCCTGCAGCCGCTCGGCAATGTCGGCCAGATTTCCTTCGTGCAGGCGAACCTGCGCTACCGCGGCTCGATCGATCGCGCCGTCGACGGTGCGAGCCACGTCGTCAACTGCGTCGGCATTCTGCAGGAGACCGGCCGCAACACTTTCGACGCCGTGCAGGAATTCGGCGGTCGTGCGATTGCTGAGGCGGCGCGCAGCGCGGGTGCGACGCTGACGCATATTTCGGCGATCGGCGCCGACGCGAAATCCGATTCGGACTATGGCCGCACCAAGGGTCGCGCCGAAACGGCCATCCTCTCGGTCAAGCCCGATGCGGTGATCTTTCGTCCGTCGATCGTCTTCGGACCGGAGGACAGCTTCTTCAACAAGTTCGCCCAGATGGCGCGCATGTCGCCGATCCTGCCGCTCATCGGCGGCGGCAAGACGAAATTCCAGCCTGTCTATGTCGAAGATATCGCCGAGGCCGTCGCCCGCGCCGTCGACGGCAAGGTTGCCGGCGGCAAGGTCTATGAGCTTGGCGGGCCTGAGGTGCTCAGCTTCCGCGAATGTCTCGAGACGATGCTGAAGGTAACGTGCCGCAAGAACCCGCTGGTATCCCTGCCCTTCGGCATCGCTTCGATGATCGGCAGCATCGCTTCGCTGGTCCCCTTCATAACGCCGCCGATCACGCCGGATCAGGTGCGCATGCTGAAGCGCGACAATATCGTCTCCCCGGAAGCCGAGGCGGAAGGCCGCACGTTGAAGGGCCTCGGCATTGCGCCCACCATGGTGGCATCGGTGCTCGGCTCCTATCTGGTGCACTATCGTCCGCACGGCCAGTACACCGGCACCGGCAAGGCCGCCTGACCATCTTTTCCAACCGATGAGATTGGCCGTCTGCGGATCCCGCGAGCGGCCTTTTGGCGTTGCCGTGTCCTGCAAAGCCCGGCGCAAGTTTGAAGTGTTTTGGTGCTCGGCATATTCAGCGGCGTTGCATAAAAGACGCATCGGAAATTTTGTGGAATTAACACCAAATTTAGCAGGAACGTTTATTGCTATTTGTCATTCCACTGACTACCAAACCCGCGCGTCTTCCAACGGACTCAACGCCTGCGGTCGCGCGCGGCAATCACTGTGAAAGGCAATTCTCAATGGGCAAGTCAATCGCGCTCCTGTTTGCGTGTGCGGCGCTGGTTATCCTTGCAGGCTCTTTCGTTGCGCCCGGTTCGGTCGCGGCGGTAAAGGGCGATTGCTCGCCGGCCTACGGCGTCGATCCTTGCTCGACGGCTTCGATCATCCATTGACGAAAAGCCCGGCCCTGCGCCGGCATCCTGCTCCAAGCAAGCAGTCGATCGAAACGCCTGATACAGGGCGCTTCTAGATCATCGCTCAGTTTCGCCTGCTTCAAAGCGGCGGTGGGAGCGTTTCCCCTCAATGACCAACTGAAAAATTCGGCGCCTTGCCGGTAACCGGGTGCCTGTTTGTGCGGTCCGACGGGGCATTTGCATTCGCGCCGGGAGTTGCGCGAATGCAATGCAGGGCGGGTGTCTCAGGCAATCAAGCCGGTCGCGGCCATGCCGAGCAGCAAAACACCGAGAATGATGCGGTAGATGGCAAACAGGGTAAACCGGTTGCTCCTGATATATGCAAGCAGCCATTTGACCGCGATGAAAGCGACGACGGTGGAGACAACGAAGGCGATGCCGAGCGCCGTCCAGTCTTCGCCTGCCGCTCCGCCATCCCTGAAGGTCTTCAGCAATTCATAGGCGCTGGCCGCGTACATTGTGGGAATGCCGACGAGAAAGGCAAACTCGGTCGCCGCGGCCCGGTTGCCCGTGCCTGCCAGCATGGCGACGAAGATCGTGGCGCCGGAGCGCGAGGTTCCCGGGAAGACGCCGGCAACGATCTGGGCGATGCCGACCAGGATGGCGACAAGCCAGGTAATCTCTTTATGCGGCGGCCTGCGGGCGGCCGCCCATTCGGCAAAGATCATCCAGATGCCGCCGATGATGAGCGCCCAGGCGATCGGTGTCGCAGTCTCCGGCAGTTCAAAGCCGAGCTTCTTGACGACCAGTCCGAGAATGGCGGTGATGAGAAAGGCGACGATCAGCTTGGCGGCATAATCGCGGTTGGCGGGGTCGCGCCAGCCAAGCACCAGATCCACCAAGCGACGCCAGTAAATGATGGTGACGGCGAGGATGGCGCCCGCCTGAATAACGATGTTGAACATATCCGACCGATGTCCGAGCCATTGCTCGGCAATGATCAGGTGGCCGGTGCTCGAGATCGGCAGGAACTCGGTGATCCCTTCTATGACGCCGAGAATTGCAGCATTTATATAATCCATACATTGTCTCCGGTTTAAAGTTCGGCCGGGTCTGAGCGCTTGGGTCGATCAGGCCGCCGTTTCCAATCATTCGTTAGACCGTGTTTCGCCATTATCAGATGGCCTGAAAAATCCGATTCGCTTGTATTGGCGGGGCCAAGCTCCTATAGCTTCAACCAATGAGTCATGACTAGGGCGCTATAATCGAGCTGCCACACAGTCCTGTAACAGCAATCACAAAGCCCGAGTATCTATGCCCACGCTTTATCATCATCCCATGTCATCCGCATCTCGCTTCGTCCGGCTGATCCTGGCGGAATACGGCTATCAGGCGGATCTGATCGAGGAGCAGACATGGGAGAAGCGCCGGGATTTCCTGGCGCTCAATCCGGCCGGCACGCTGCCGGTCTATGTCGACGACAGCATGCGCGCGCTCTGCGGCGCGAGCGTCATTTCCGAATATCTGGACGAGACGCACGGCGTCTTGAAACGCGACCGGCGGCTGCTCGCCGAAGACCCTTTCCAGCGGGCGGAAATCCGCCGGCTGACCGAATGGTTCATGCAGAAGATGGAAAACGATGTGACCAAGCCGCTCGCCCGCGAGCGTGTCTATAAGTTGCAGATGACCGCCGATCAGGGCGGCGGAGCGCCGGATTCGAAGGTTCTGCGCACGGCCCGCGCGAATATCCGCCAGCATATGCGCTATCTCACCTGGCTTGCCGGCTCGCGTCAGTGGCTGGCGGGCGAGCGGATGAGCTATGCCGACCTTGCCGCCGCGGCCTCGATCTCGATCCTCGATTATCTCGGCGAGATCGAGTGGGCGGATTCGCCAGTCGTCAAGGACTGGTACCAGCGGCTGAAGTCGCGTCCGTCCTTCCGGCCGATGCTGACCGAGCGCGTGCGCGGCCTGACACCGGTTTCACACTATGCCGATCTGGATTTCTGACGAGGGCTCTTCATGCCCGAACCTGACAATGACGACAAAGAGCGCCGCCGCCGCGACAATTTGACCGAGTTCGTCCGGGCAGAATCTGCCGCCAAGGGCTTCGATCTCTGCCGCATCACGCGCCCGGATGCGATCCCGCAAGCGAAAGAGCGCCTCGGCCAGTTCATCGATGCCGGGCGCCACGGGACGATGGATTGGATGGCGGAGACGCGCGACCGGCGCGGCGATCCCCTGACACTCTGGAGCGAGGTGCGCTCCGTCGTCGTCTTCGGCCTCAATTACGCTCCGGAAGAAGATCCCCGCGCTATCCTCGACAAGCCGGACAAGGCAGCGATTTCCGTCTATGCCCGCAACCGCGATTATCACGACGTCATCAAGGGCCGGCTGAAGGAGATCGCCACGCGCTTTGCAGCGCGGGCAGGCGCCGACGTGAAAGTGTTCGTCGATACGGCGCCGGTCATGGAGAAACCGTTGGCGGCGGCGGCCGGGCTCGGCTGGCAGGGCAAACATACCAATCTCGTCAGCCGCGTTCACGGTTCTTGGCTGTTCCTCGGCACGATGTTCACCACCGCCGATCTTGCCGTCGACGCGCCGGAGATCGATCATTGCGGCTCCTGCCGCGCCTGTCTCGACATCTGTCCGACGGCTGCCTTCCCGGCGCCTTACCAGATCGACGCGCGGCGCTGCATCTCCTATCTCACCATCGAGCACAGGGGACCGATCGACGCCGATTTGCGCGTATTGATCGGCAATCGCATCTACGGCTGCGACGACTGTCTTGCCGCCTGTCCCTGGAACAAGTTCGCAAGCTCCGCCTCCGAGATGAAGCTCAAGGCGCGGGAGGATCTGAAGGAGCCGTCGATCGCCTTTCTGCTGACGCTTGACGATGCCGCCTTCCGTGCCTTCTTCAGCGGCTCGCCGGTGAAGCGGATCGGCCGCGACCGTTTCGTCCGCAATGTGCTGATCGCCGCCGGCAATTCCGGCGACAAGGCGCTCATCGGGCCGTGTCGCGGGCTTTCGGAGGATCCCTCGCCCGTGGTGCGCGGCATGACGGTCTGGGCGCTTTGGCGGCTGATGGAGGCTGGCGAATTTGCGGACTTTGCCGCACAAAGGGCGGACGAGAGAGATGACGACGTCCTGAACGAATGGCGATTGGCGGGAGTGGGCTGATGCATGTGATGATCTTTGGCTGCGGTTATTCCGGCACGGCAATCGCCAAGGCCTTTGCCGGCGACGGCGTGCGGGTTTCCGGCACCACGCGCTCGCCTGACAAAGTGGAAGCGCTCCGCCAGAACGGCATCGAAGCATTCCTTTTCGACGGCGAGAGCATGGAAGAGGGGTTGCGCCAGGCTTTGGACGGCGTCACCCACCTGGTTCAATCGATCGCCCCTGGAAAGGCCGACCCGCTGCTGCGGCTGCTTGATAAAGACGGCGCACGCCTGCTGCCGAAGCTTGAATGGATCGGTTACCTCTCCACCGTCGGCGTCTATGGCGATCACCAGGGCGCCTGGGTGAGTGAGGAAACGCCGTGCCTGCCCGTTTCCGGACGGTCGACCGAGCGGCTCGAGGCGGAAGAGGGCTGGCTGGCGATGGGCCGGGAGCGCGGCGTGCCGGCGGCGGTGCTGCGCCTTTCCGGCATCTATGGGCCGGGCCGCAACGCCTTCTGCAATCTGGACAAGGGCACGGCGCGACGGCTGATCAAGAAGGACCAGGTGTTCAACCGCATCCGCGTCGAAGATATTGGCGCAGCGACACGCTTTCTGTCGGAGCGCGGCCTCGGCGGCATCTATAATGTCACCGACGACCGGCCCGGCCCGCCGCAGGATGTGATCGTCGAGGCAGCCCGCCTGATGGGCGTCGAACCGCCGCCGGAGCAGGCGTTCGAGACCGCCGAATTGACGCCGATGGCGCGCACTTTCTACGGCGAGAACAAACGGGTTTCGAATGCAAAACTCAAGGCCGCCGGCTTCGCATTTTCCTTCCCGAACTATCCTATGTCGCTTGCGCAATTGTGGCGGGATGGATGCTGGTGGGGGGAGTAGAACTCAGTCCTGTTTGCGACGGATGCGATCACCCAAAATGAGTAGGAAATTCCTACTTTCCCGCTTTGGCCGGATAATTTTCGCCGCATATTATGGTTAACGGCCTTTGAATTTGCCCAAATGTGGCAGTAAATATGGCGAAATCGGAAAAATATTTTCGCGATTTTCGTGAACGCCGAGGCGTTAACTATCCCTTCGGAAAATTCGTTCGGATTTTAGCTGATTTTATTAGGTTTTTTCTACCTTTTGGCGCGGCGCTCATTCCTGGAATCCCGACATTACCCTCACGAATGTTACGGATTGTAATAATCCGTGAACTGGCGCGGCACTTTTTCGCCACTTTTTCACAGATTTAAGCCCCGCCGCCTGCAAGGGCGTGAGTTCAATAGTTGAGGGATACTCTGTTTTGAAGAACATACGTCGTTCTATTATCGCCGCTGTAACTATTGTAGCCTGTTCTTCCATGCTTCCGGCAGAGGGTTTTGCTGGCAATGGCTGTGGCGGTGCTTCATGGTACGCACTTCGCTCCAAAACTGCTTCCGGGGAACGTATGAATCCTGCCATCTTGACTGCTGCACATCGTTCGCTTGCTTTCGGCACCAAGGTGAAGGTCACCAACCGCAACAATGGCCGCACAGTCGTCGTTCGCATCAACGATCGTGGTCCGTTCATCCGTGGTCGTGTGATCGACCTGTCGCGCGCCGCCGCCCAGAATATCGGCATGGTGAGCTCCGGCACTGCGAAGGTCTGCTACCAGGTCGTCAGCTGAGGCCGCCACTGACTGTGCCGGAAGCGGCGCTTGCTCTTGCCGTCAATCGCGGTTACCACCCGGTTGAGACTTGTGAACAATTGACTGCGTGACACTCGCGTTTGCGCTGATCGTTCACACGCCACGGCAACAGGAGACATGTGAATGCGTCTGGGCGGCCGCCTCGAAGGGGCGATTTCTGTGCTCGCGGACATCGATGCCCGCAAGCGGCCCGTCGCCGACGCGCTGAAGGACTGGGGCCTCGCGCACCGCTTCGCCGGCTCCGGCGATCGTGCAGCGATCGGCAACATTGTCTATGACGCACTGCGCATGCGGCTTTCCCATGCCTGGCTGATGGATGACGACAGTCCTGCTGCCATTGCCCATGGCGTCATGTTCCGCCAATGGGGTTTTTCACCTGACAGTCTTGCCACTGAGCTGGCGGACGACAAGTTTGCGCCGGCGCCACTTTCAACCGACGCTGTTGCGGCCTTTCAAAGCCGCTCGCTCGACGATGCGCCGCCGCATATCCGCGGCGATATTCCCGAATGGGTCCAACCCTCCTTCGAACAGGCCTTCGGCGCCGCCTGGCTTGCCGAGGCACAGGCGCTCGCCGCCCGCCCGACGCTCGATCTGCGCGCCAACCTGCTCAAAGCCTCTCGCGACAAGGTCGTCAAGGCGCTCGAAAGAGCCAACGCGCATGCAGCGAAGATCGCCCGCTACGGCATCCGGATTGCCGCTGGCGAAGGCGCCTCGCGTCTTCCCAACGTGACTGCCGAGCTTTCGTTCCAAAAAGGTTGGTTCGAAGTTCAGGATGAGGGATCGCAGATCGTCGCCGACCTGGTGCTCGCCCATGATGGCGAACAGGTTCTCGACTATTGCGCCGGCGGTGGCGGCAAGACGCTCGCCATGGCGGCGGCCATGCAGAACAAGGGACAGGTTCACGCCTATGATGCCGACCGCAAACGGCTGGCGCCGATCATCGAACGGCTGAAGCGGGCGGGCACGCGCAATGTCCAGGTGCATGACGACGCCAGGGCGCTCTCCGCCCTTGCCGGACGCTGCGACAAGGTGCTGGTCGACGCGCCCTGCACCGGCACCGGCACGTGGCGCCGCCGCCCCGATACGAAGTGGCGGCTGACGGCGAAGAACCTCGACGAGCGCATCGCCCAGCAGCAGGACGCGCTGGCGCAGGCGAGCGGCTTCGTCAAACCCGGCGGCGATCTGATCTATGTCACCTGCTCGGTCCTGCCCCAGGAAAACGAGGAGCAGGCGCGCCGCTTCACGGCCGACAATCCTGATTTTCAGCTCGTCAGCGCCCTGCCCGCCTGGGAAGCCCTGTTCGGCAAGGACGCCCCGCGTCCGCATTCGTCCGACGGCCTGACGGTGACGCTGACGCCCGCCTCCACCGATACCGACGGCTTCTTTTTCTGTCGTATGCAGCGGAAGGGCTGACGCGGTTTAGCGAAGGCCCGCTACGGATCGTGATGCCGCGGCGGAATGCGCGGTTGCTGCCAATTTTTCAAGCGGATGCCGTTCAAAAAAGCCAGGTTGGCAACGTCTGTCCGTTCTTAAAACCATTCCAAACTAGAGCGTTTGACACAAGTTTGCTTTTGCGCGAAGAGACGGAGCCCGATTAGACGGAAAATCCCGTCACAGGAGAGGATCATGAAGCTCAACCGCAAATTCCGCGCAGCCGTGCTGGCGATCGCCCCCGCCGCCCTGCTCGCCCTTCCCGCGCATGCCGAGACTGATGCTGCCGCCGTGGTGAAACACTATGCCGGTGTGGCACATGCGAAATACGAGGACTCGCTGACGACGGCCAAGGCGCTCGACGCCGCGATCGACGCCTTCCTGAAGGCGCCGACCGATGCGACGCTCAAGGCCGCCAGAGACGCCTGGATCAAGGCGCGCGTCCCCTACCAGCAGACGGAAGTCTATCGCTTCGGCAATCCGATCGTCGACGACTGGGAAGGCAAGGTCAATGCGTGGCCGCTCGATGAAGGCCTGATCGACTATGTCGACGCTTCCTACGGCACCGAGAGCGACGAGAATTCTCTCTATGTGGCAAATGTCATCGCCAACAAGACGATCAAGATCGACGGCAAGGATGTCGACGCTTCCAAGCTGACGCCGGAATTCCTCTCCGGCACGCTGGCCGAGGCCGGCGGCATCGAAGCCAATGTCGCGACCGGCTATCATGCCATCGAATTCCTGCTTTGGGGTCAGGATCTGAACGGCACGGGACCCGGCGCCGGCGACCGTCCGGCAACCGACTACGACCTCAAGAACTGCACGCACGGCAATTGCGACCGCCGCGCCGAATATCTGAAGTCCGCCTCCACCCTGCTCGTTTCCGACCTGCAGGAAATGACCGACAACTGGAAGCCGGACGGTGCAGCGACGAAGAACGTCGAAACCGATCCGAAGGCCGGCCTCGTCGCGATTCTGACGGGCATGGGTTCGCTTTCCTACGGCGAGCTTGCCGGCGAGCGGATGAAGCTCGGCCTGCTGCTGCACGATCCCGAGGAAGAGCATGATTGCTTCTCCGACAACACCTACAATTCGCATCTCAACGACGCGATCGGCATCGCTGCCGCCTATACCGGCAACTATACCCGCGTCGACGGCACCAAGCTCAGTGGCCCGTCGCTGCATGATCTGGTGGCCGCCAAGGACAAGGCGCTCGATGCCGAAGTGGAAGGCAAGCTCAACAAGACGCTCGAAGCGATGAATGCCATGGCAAAGCGCGGCGAGACCGTCGAGAAGTACGACCAGATGATCGGCGAAGGCAACAAGGAAGGCAACGCCGTCGTTCAGGCCGCTATCGACGGGCTGATCGACCAGACGAAATCGGTGCAGCGCGTTATTGCCGCACTCGATCTCGGCACGGTTCAGCTTGAAGGTTCCGACAGCTTGGATAATCCTAACGCCGTCTTCAAATAAGCAAAAAGGCGGGCCGCTTCGAAAGCCGGAGCGGCCCGGACCCTGAAATGTCGCATGCCCCGGCCCGCCGATTTTTCGCCAGCGCAACGCTCTGCGCCACGCTTGCCGGTTTTTCCGTCAGCATCGCAGCCGGTTTCGACCTGCCGACGAAACGCACCGACCTCTCCGAATCCGATCTGCAACGCGTCGCCGACGTCACCCGGCCGACAGCGGATTTTTCCAAAGCCGAACAATACGAAGCGATGCAGGCAGGGGCTACGACCTCGATCGACCCTGTCACCGAGGACAGTTTCTCGCATACTTCGGCCAACATTCCCTTCGAGGAAGAGCAGAATTTCAAGCTCGGCAATGCGCTCTTCCGCAAGCTCTGGGTGTCCGCTCCCTCCTCGACGCAGGCTTCCGATGGTCTCGGGCCGCTGTTCAACGCCCGCTCCTGCATGAGCTGCCATGTCAATGACGGCCGCGGCAAACCGCCGGAGGGAGGCCCGAGCGCCACCTCGATGTTCCTGCGGCTTTCCCGCGCCGCCACGACGCCGGAGGACGAAAAGGCCATCGCACAGGCTGATGTCGTCAATTTTCCCGATCCGGTCTACGGCCATCAGCTGCAGGATCTCGCCGTTCCTGGCCTTGCTGCCGAAGGGAAGATGGTGATCAGCTACCGCGAAGAGAGGGTGACGCTCGGCGACGGCGAGACCGTGTCGCTGCGCCGGCCGAGTTATGCGGTGACGAACCTTGGTTATGGGCCGCTCGACCCCGCGACGACGATTTCGCCGCGGGTCGCCTCGGCGATGATCGGCCTCGGACTGATCGAGGCCATTCCCGAGGCCGACATCCTTGCCCATGCCGATCCTGATGATGCCGACGGCGACGGCATCTCCGGCAAGGCGGCGATCGTGCGCGACCACCGCAGCGGTGGGATCGCGCTCGGCCGGTTCGGCTGGAAGGCGCAGAACGCCACGGTGCGCGACCAGAGTGCCGATGCCTTCGCCAATGATATCGGCATCTCGACGCCCGATCACCCGGATGCGCAGGGCGACTGCACCAAGGCGGAAGAGAAATGCCGTGATATGCCGACCGGCGTGCAGAAACGGCTGGGCGCGGAAGAAGCGCCGGGTCCCATTCTCGACCTCGTCACCTTCTATTCCGGAAATCTTGCCGTTCCGGCACGGCGCAAGGCGAGTTTCGCCGAGACGCTGCAGGGCAAGCGGATTTTTTACGAAAGCGGCTGCATTTCCTGCCACATGCCGAAATTCGTCACCCGGCGGGATACGCCGGACAAGGCACAGTCCTTCCAGCTGATCTGGCCCTATTCCGACTTTCTTCTGCACGACATGGGCGACGGGCTTGCCGACGGGCAGCAGGTCGGCCTTGCAAGCGGACGTGAATGGCGCACGCCGCCGCTATGGGGTATAGGACTGACCCGGACTGTCAGCGGACACAGCTTTTTCCTGCATGACGGCCGTGCGCGGAGCCTCACCGAAGCGATCCTCTGGCATGGCGGCGAAGCTGAAAAGGCCCGCAACGCTTTCTCCTCCCTGTCGACAGACGACAGGGCGGCCCTGATTACATTCCTGGAGTCACTTTGATGCGCCTTTGGCACCCCCTGCTCTGCCTTACTCTGATCGGCCTCGCGACATCAGCGGCCGCCCAGACGGCCACTCCCCCGGCAGGGCTGAACGAGGATGCCGTTCCCGCCGTCATGCAGCGCGCCGTCGACGAGGTGATCCGTCCCGGCTATCGTAACATGCAGCAATCAGCCGCCCGGCTGACGACGGCAATGAAGGATCTTTGCGCCGACGGCACGCAGCAGACGCTCGACAAGGCGAAGTCCACCTTCGACGACACGATCCGCTATTGGTCGATCATCGAGATCGTCCAGACCGGACCTGTCATCCAGGACAATCTCTTCGAGCACATCCTGTTTTATCCCGACCGTAAGGGCGTCGGCCTCAAGCAGGTGCAGGCGCTGATCGCCAAGGCCGACCCGAAGGATGCGACGGTCGATGCGATCGCCGGCAAGAGTGTTGCGCTGCAAGGCCTGACGGCACTGGAATACGTCCTTTATGGCAATGGCTCCGACGATCTCGTCGGGCAGAAGGGCAGTTTCCGCTGCCTTTACGGCGAGGCGGTCGCCGGCAATATCCAGCGTGAGGCCGGCGAAGTCGTCGCCGCCTGGGAAAAGCCCGACGGCGTGCAGGCGAGCTGGAAACATCCAGGCCCGCAGAGCAACGACTTCATGGACAACAAGGAAGCGGTGACCGCTCTGCTCGGCATTCTCGTCCATGGCGCCGAGAATGTCCGCGACCAGCGGCTGGAGCAATTCTACAAAGGCAAGGACACCGCGCCGCGGCCGCGCATGGCGATTTACTGGCGCTCCAAAAACACCTGGAAATCGATGACCGCCAATCTGGAGGGCCTGCGCACGCTCTGGCAGAAGGCCGGCATGGCCGAACTTCTGCCGCCGGACAAACAGCCGATCGCCGCCTCGATCGACGAGGACTTCAAATCGCTGCTCGACAGCGTGCCGAAGCTCAATCCCGACATCGACGTCGCCACAAGCGATGCGGAGAAGGCCAAGCTCGATACGCTGCTTGCCGAAAGCCGCGACCTGATCACCCGGATCAGCGACGAATATGGCGCAGCCATCGGCCTTTCGGCCGGCTTTTCCTTTTCGGACGGAGACTGAAACGATGATGCGAAGTGCCGCGATCGACCGACGCAACTTCGTCAAGGCGGCCGGCCTTGGCTTCCTTGCTTCTTTGGCGCCGAGGTCGCTGATGGCGCTGGAGCGGACTGATGCGGTCTATGCCTCGGGCATTCGGGCAGCCGACGGCTCCTTTGCCATTGCGACCGTGACCGAGCGCGGCGAGATCGTCGATCAGGTGGCTCTTCCCGCCCGCGCCCATGGCATGGCGTTCAGCGCCAGCACCGGCAAGACTGTCGCCTTTGCACGCCGGCCCGGCACCTATGCGATGATCTTCGATCCCTGGAACAAAAGCGAGCCGATCGTCATCAGCTCCAGGGAGGACCGGCATTTCTACGGCCACGGCGCCTTCTCTCCTGACGGCCGTTTGCTCTACGCCAGCGAGAACGACTTCGATGGCAATCGCGGCATGATCGGCCTCTACGCCGCCACCGACCGCTTCTCCCGCATCGGCGAATTCGAGACCTACGGCATCGGTCCGCACGACATGACGGTGTCCGACGACGGACGCCTGCTCATCGTCGCCAATGGTGGCATCGAGACGCATC
The nucleotide sequence above comes from Rhizobium indicum. Encoded proteins:
- a CDS encoding di-heme oxidoredictase family protein; translated protein: MSHAPARRFFASATLCATLAGFSVSIAAGFDLPTKRTDLSESDLQRVADVTRPTADFSKAEQYEAMQAGATTSIDPVTEDSFSHTSANIPFEEEQNFKLGNALFRKLWVSAPSSTQASDGLGPLFNARSCMSCHVNDGRGKPPEGGPSATSMFLRLSRAATTPEDEKAIAQADVVNFPDPVYGHQLQDLAVPGLAAEGKMVISYREERVTLGDGETVSLRRPSYAVTNLGYGPLDPATTISPRVASAMIGLGLIEAIPEADILAHADPDDADGDGISGKAAIVRDHRSGGIALGRFGWKAQNATVRDQSADAFANDIGISTPDHPDAQGDCTKAEEKCRDMPTGVQKRLGAEEAPGPILDLVTFYSGNLAVPARRKASFAETLQGKRIFYESGCISCHMPKFVTRRDTPDKAQSFQLIWPYSDFLLHDMGDGLADGQQVGLASGREWRTPPLWGIGLTRTVSGHSFFLHDGRARSLTEAILWHGGEAEKARNAFSSLSTDDRAALITFLESL
- a CDS encoding DUF1513 domain-containing protein — translated: MMRSAAIDRRNFVKAAGLGFLASLAPRSLMALERTDAVYASGIRAADGSFAIATVTERGEIVDQVALPARAHGMAFSASTGKTVAFARRPGTYAMIFDPWNKSEPIVISSREDRHFYGHGAFSPDGRLLYASENDFDGNRGMIGLYAATDRFSRIGEFETYGIGPHDMTVSDDGRLLIVANGGIETHPDFGRTKLNLGEMQPSLVLIDAATGALVEKHVLPAEWAELSTRHVDLDGAGRIWFACQYEGHRKDLPPLVGHFAKGENLTFIDLPEETTRRLANYVGAIAVNRSEGLVGITSPKGGASVTIDARTGKMLAETSVPDAAGIAPARSGFAVSSYDGDFLSTRSDVAWDQHIVRI
- a CDS encoding imelysin family protein, giving the protein MRLWHPLLCLTLIGLATSAAAQTATPPAGLNEDAVPAVMQRAVDEVIRPGYRNMQQSAARLTTAMKDLCADGTQQTLDKAKSTFDDTIRYWSIIEIVQTGPVIQDNLFEHILFYPDRKGVGLKQVQALIAKADPKDATVDAIAGKSVALQGLTALEYVLYGNGSDDLVGQKGSFRCLYGEAVAGNIQREAGEVVAAWEKPDGVQASWKHPGPQSNDFMDNKEAVTALLGILVHGAENVRDQRLEQFYKGKDTAPRPRMAIYWRSKNTWKSMTANLEGLRTLWQKAGMAELLPPDKQPIAASIDEDFKSLLDSVPKLNPDIDVATSDAEKAKLDTLLAESRDLITRISDEYGAAIGLSAGFSFSDGD